The Longimicrobium sp. genome includes a region encoding these proteins:
- a CDS encoding GNAT family N-acetyltransferase: protein MHDTPPATVRPAAPTDLPALGRLGALLVRTHHDFDPERFIAAAPQTEQAYAAFLGRQLGEPDAVVLVAARGGEVLGYTYAGVEGNDYMALRGPAGVLHDIVVDPAQRGQGVGRMLLDATLAALRERGAPRCVLATAERNESAQRLFARAGFRRTMVEMTRELNSET, encoded by the coding sequence ATGCACGACACCCCGCCCGCCACCGTCCGCCCCGCGGCGCCCACGGACCTCCCGGCCCTCGGCCGGCTCGGCGCGCTCCTGGTCCGGACGCACCACGACTTCGACCCCGAGCGCTTCATCGCGGCCGCGCCGCAGACCGAGCAGGCGTACGCCGCGTTCCTCGGGCGGCAGCTCGGGGAGCCGGACGCCGTCGTCCTGGTCGCCGCGCGGGGCGGCGAGGTGCTCGGCTACACCTATGCCGGCGTGGAGGGGAACGACTACATGGCGCTGCGCGGGCCGGCGGGCGTGCTGCACGACATCGTCGTGGATCCCGCCCAGCGCGGGCAGGGCGTCGGCCGCATGCTGCTCGACGCCACCCTGGCGGCGCTCCGCGAGCGGGGCGCCCCGCGGTGCGTCCTCGCGACGGCGGAGCGGAACGAGTCCGCGCAGCGCCTGTTCGCCCGCGCCGGGTTCCGGCGGACGATGGTGGAGATGACGCGCGAGCTGAACAGCGAGACGTGA
- a CDS encoding RibD family protein — protein MTSVGSRRPRVICHMLASVDGRIVVDRWPVSPEGRRQYELVHAGYEPDGWICGRVTMEPFAGGVRPEAEVAREHAGGAPREDFRAPGEHDSFAFAVDPGGRLAWESGDVDGDHVVAILSERVSDEYLAFLRGRGVSYLLAGARDVDLAAALEKIGERFGVRTLMLEGGGRINGGMLRAGLVDEVSLLVAPVADGRIGTPALFDVDGDDVAPRRLALEAVERRADDVLWLRYRVEPGEES, from the coding sequence ATGACGAGCGTGGGATCGCGGCGCCCGCGGGTGATCTGCCACATGCTGGCATCGGTGGACGGGCGCATCGTCGTCGACCGCTGGCCGGTGTCTCCCGAGGGGCGGCGGCAGTACGAGCTGGTGCACGCGGGCTACGAGCCCGACGGCTGGATCTGCGGCCGCGTGACGATGGAGCCGTTCGCCGGGGGCGTGCGCCCCGAGGCCGAGGTCGCGCGCGAGCACGCGGGCGGCGCGCCGCGCGAGGACTTCCGCGCGCCGGGCGAGCACGACTCCTTCGCCTTCGCGGTCGACCCGGGCGGCCGGCTCGCCTGGGAGTCGGGCGACGTCGACGGCGACCACGTCGTCGCGATCCTCTCCGAGCGCGTCTCCGACGAGTATCTCGCGTTCCTGCGCGGGCGCGGCGTGTCGTACCTCCTGGCCGGGGCGCGCGACGTCGACCTGGCCGCGGCGCTGGAGAAGATCGGCGAGCGCTTCGGCGTGCGCACGCTGATGCTCGAGGGCGGCGGGCGGATCAACGGAGGGATGCTGCGCGCGGGGCTGGTCGACGAGGTGAGCCTGCTCGTGGCCCCGGTGGCGGACGGGCGCATCGGGACGCCCGCGCTCTTCGACGTCGACGGCGACGACGTGGCGCCGCGCCGGCTCGCGCTCGAGGCGGTGGAGCGGCGCGCGGACGACGTGCTGTGGCTGCGCTACCGCGTCGAGCCCGGGGAGGAGTCCTGA
- a CDS encoding cupin domain-containing protein, which produces MEIKRVGSQPSARGPADWFTGTVRIDPLFSAPAPARVAGAAVTFEPGARTAWHTHPLGQTLIVTSGCGWAQREGGPVEVIRPGDVVWFAPGERHWHGATATTAMTHVAIQEALDGKAVEWMEHVGDEQYQAGPGEPGSGPEVGR; this is translated from the coding sequence ATGGAAATCAAGCGCGTGGGCTCGCAGCCCTCCGCCAGGGGACCGGCCGACTGGTTCACCGGTACGGTCCGCATCGACCCGCTCTTCAGTGCCCCCGCGCCGGCTCGCGTCGCTGGCGCCGCGGTGACCTTCGAGCCCGGCGCGCGCACGGCGTGGCACACCCATCCGCTGGGCCAGACGCTGATCGTCACCAGCGGGTGCGGCTGGGCGCAGCGCGAGGGCGGGCCGGTCGAGGTGATCCGTCCCGGCGACGTGGTGTGGTTCGCGCCGGGGGAGAGGCACTGGCACGGCGCCACCGCCACCACGGCGATGACCCACGTCGCCATCCAGGAGGCGCTCGACGGCAAGGCCGTCGAGTGGATGGAGCACGTCGGCGACGAACAGTACCAGGCCGGGCCGGGCGAGCCCGGGTCCGGTCCGGAGGTGGGCCGATGA
- a CDS encoding zinc-dependent alcohol dehydrogenase family protein, with product MRGAVLHGPGDVRFEERDDPEIIEPTDAILRISATCVCGSDLWPYRGTEPIAQPTPMGHEYCGIVEEVGSGVRNVRPGQFVVGSFFASDNTCPICHAGYQSRCVDARPMGALGAQAPYLRVPLADGTLVATPELPSSDLVPSLLAASDVLGTGWFAADAAAAGPGKTVAVVGDGAVGLLGVLSAKQMGAERIIVMSRHEPRQKLALEFGATDIVTERGDEGVARIKDMTGGLGAHSVIEAVGTQESMMQAIRSTRPGGHVGFVGVAHGVEIPGLELFFAEVHLHGGPAPVRRYLPELIDLIWTGKIDPGKVFDLTLPLDQVAEGYRAMDERRAIKTLLTV from the coding sequence ATGCGAGGAGCTGTTCTCCACGGACCGGGCGACGTGCGCTTCGAGGAGCGCGACGACCCGGAGATCATCGAGCCCACGGACGCGATCCTCCGGATCTCGGCCACCTGCGTGTGCGGGTCCGACCTGTGGCCCTACCGCGGCACCGAGCCGATCGCCCAGCCGACGCCGATGGGCCACGAGTACTGCGGCATCGTCGAGGAGGTCGGCAGCGGGGTCCGGAACGTCAGGCCGGGCCAGTTCGTCGTCGGCTCGTTCTTCGCCTCCGACAACACCTGCCCGATCTGTCACGCGGGCTACCAGAGCCGGTGCGTCGACGCGCGGCCCATGGGTGCGCTGGGCGCGCAGGCGCCGTACCTGCGCGTCCCGCTCGCCGACGGCACCCTCGTCGCCACGCCGGAGCTCCCGTCCAGCGACCTCGTCCCGAGCCTGCTGGCGGCCTCCGACGTCCTGGGCACCGGCTGGTTCGCCGCCGACGCGGCCGCCGCGGGGCCCGGGAAGACGGTCGCGGTCGTCGGCGACGGCGCGGTCGGGCTCCTGGGCGTGCTCTCCGCGAAGCAGATGGGCGCCGAGCGCATCATCGTCATGAGCCGTCACGAGCCGCGGCAGAAGCTCGCCCTCGAGTTCGGCGCGACCGACATCGTGACCGAGCGCGGGGACGAGGGGGTCGCTCGCATCAAGGACATGACCGGCGGGCTCGGCGCGCACTCGGTGATCGAGGCGGTCGGCACGCAGGAGTCGATGATGCAGGCGATCCGCTCCACCCGCCCCGGCGGGCACGTCGGCTTCGTCGGGGTCGCCCACGGAGTCGAGATCCCGGGGCTGGAGCTGTTCTTCGCCGAGGTCCACCTGCACGGCGGCCCTGCCCCGGTGCGGCGCTACCTCCCCGAGCTGATCGACCTGATCTGGACCGGGAAGATCGATCCCGGCAAGGTGTTCGACCTGACCCTGCCGCTCGACCAGGTGGCGGAGGGCTACCGCGCGATGGACGAGCGCCGCGCCATCAAGACACTGCTCACGGTCTGA
- a CDS encoding LysR family transcriptional regulator — MADVLDGVAEFVAVVEAKGFRAAGRRLGVSGTALSKTLRRLEQRLGVTLLQRTTRSVRLTEAGERFYAAARQAMDGLEAAAGAVGELADRPRGIVRLNVSAGAEGFLRGAALEGFLRAYPDVQLDIIVDEDVGDIVAAGYDAAVRLGEVIEQDMVAVPASGPQRLVVVGSPAYFAAHPAPGHPRDLREHACINWRPGPDAAPYRWEFTEPGGEDFSVAVPARVVANDFSLMMRLVTAGLGLTIGMGDGVQPYVDRGEVVPVLEEYCPPFPGYYLYYPQRRQASPALRALIDYLLRMRQARPLAP; from the coding sequence ATGGCGGACGTCCTGGACGGCGTGGCGGAGTTCGTGGCGGTGGTGGAGGCGAAGGGCTTCCGCGCGGCGGGCCGGCGGCTGGGCGTGAGCGGGACGGCGCTGAGCAAGACGCTGCGCCGTCTCGAGCAGCGGCTCGGCGTCACGCTCCTGCAGCGGACCACGCGGAGCGTGCGGCTCACGGAGGCGGGGGAGCGCTTCTACGCGGCGGCCCGCCAGGCGATGGACGGACTGGAGGCGGCCGCGGGCGCGGTGGGAGAGCTGGCCGACCGGCCGCGGGGGATCGTGCGGCTCAACGTCTCGGCCGGAGCGGAGGGGTTCCTGCGGGGAGCGGCCCTGGAGGGGTTCCTGCGCGCGTACCCCGACGTCCAGCTCGACATCATCGTCGACGAGGACGTGGGCGACATCGTGGCGGCCGGCTACGACGCCGCCGTGCGCCTGGGCGAGGTGATCGAGCAGGACATGGTCGCCGTCCCCGCGTCCGGCCCGCAGCGGCTCGTCGTGGTCGGCTCCCCGGCGTACTTCGCGGCACACCCGGCGCCGGGGCACCCCCGCGATCTCCGGGAGCACGCGTGCATCAACTGGCGGCCCGGCCCGGATGCCGCGCCGTACCGCTGGGAGTTCACCGAGCCCGGCGGCGAAGACTTCTCCGTCGCGGTCCCGGCCCGGGTCGTGGCCAACGACTTCTCCCTCATGATGCGGCTCGTGACCGCCGGTCTCGGGCTGACGATCGGGATGGGGGATGGGGTCCAGCCGTACGTCGACCGCGGCGAGGTCGTTCCCGTGCTCGAGGAGTACTGCCCGCCGTTCCCCGGCTACTACCTGTACTATCCCCAGAGGCGGCAGGCATCGCCGGCACTCCGCGCGCTCATCGACTACCTGCTCCGCATGCGGCAAGCCCGGCCGCTCGCGCCATGA